The following coding sequences lie in one Rutidosis leptorrhynchoides isolate AG116_Rl617_1_P2 chromosome 6, CSIRO_AGI_Rlap_v1, whole genome shotgun sequence genomic window:
- the LOC139854973 gene encoding nudix hydrolase 14, chloroplastic-like — MSTDSSSFQLTHTITLPTQRSQPVTVVAAPGVSDPDFRQLISLSSSFESVETLNSCSTRLNVNLEFSDVCRNAIGSSLFEQWLNNIQSEKGLLADGSLYLKQVLIQGVDMFGKRVGFVKFKADIIDKETGQKVPGIVFARGPAVAVLILLDSEGTTYTVLTDQVRVPIGRPILELPAGMLDDNVGDVIGTAIREVEEETGIKLNLDDMVDLTSFLDPSTGCKVVPSPGGCDEELSLLLYRGSVSADVIKQLQGKETGLREHGELIKVRVVPYETLWRMTPDAKVLMSVAIYEMAKKQGLLPLKYTDPSGTSH; from the exons ATGTCAACCGACTCATCCTCATTCCAACTCACTCACACCATAACTTTACCGACTCAGCGTTCCCAACCGGTTACGGTCGTTGCCGCTCCCGGTGTCTCCGATCCTGACTTCAGGCAACTAATTTCACTTTCTTCTTCGTTTGAATCAGTTGAG ACTCTTAACTCTTGTTCTACTAGACTGAATGTTAATTTGGAGTTTAGTGATG TTTGCAGGAATGCGATTGGTTCATCTTTATTTGAGCAGTGGCTAAACAACATTCAAAGTGAAAAAGGACTCCTTGCAGATGGATCTTTGTATCTAAAACAAGTGCTCATTCAG GGGGTAGACATGTTTGGCAAGCGTGTTGGATTTGTTAAGTTCAAAGCAGATATCATTGATAAGGAAACAGGGCAAAAG GTTCCAGGTATCGTATTTGCACGAGGACCAGCTGTAGCTGTTTTAATCCTATTGGATTCGGAGGGGACAACTTACACTGTGCTTACTGATCAG GTTAGGGTGCCTATTGGGAGGCCCATTTTGGAGCTACCAGCAGGGATGTTGGATGATAATGTGGGTGATGTTATTGGCACAGCAATACGTGAG GTGGAAGAAGAGACAGGAATAAAATTAAATCTGGATGACATGGTTGATCTCACATCTTTTCTTGACCCATCCACTGGTTGCAAAGTTGTGCCTTCTCCG GGTGGATGTGATGAGGAACTCAGCTTACTTCTATATAGAGGAAGTGTGAGTGCAGATGTTATTAAACAGCTTCAGGGTAAAGAAACTGGGCTCAGGGAACATGGTGAACTCATCAAAGTGCGTGTGGTTCCCTACGAGACACTTTGGCGCATGACCCCCGATGCAAAAGTTTTGATGTCCGTTGCCATATATGAAATGGCCAAGAAACAAGGGTTG